The segment GGCGGTCGCCGCGCTCGCCCCGGACGTCGCCGTCGTGGACATCCGGATGCCGCCCACCCACACCGACGAGGGCCTGCGGGCCGCCGTCGAGATCCGTGCCACGTACCCGTCGACCGGCGTGCTGGTGCTGTCGCAGCACATCGAGCCGGCGTTGGCGATGACCCTGTTCGCCGACTCCGCCGACGGCGTCGGATACTTGCTGAAGGACCGGGTCAGCGACGTCGCCGAATTTCTCGCCGCGGTCCGCCGGATCGGCGCCGGCGGCGCTGCGGTGGACCCGCTGATCTTCTCCGCACTGGTGTCGCGCCGTGGCCCGTCCGACCCGCTCGGCGCGCTCACCCCGCGCGAACGCGAGGTGCTGGAACTGATGGCCACCGGTCATTCCAACCAGGGAATCGCCGACCGGCTGTTCATCACCGTGCGAGCCGTCGAGAAGTACGTCTCCAGCATCTTCGGCAAACTCGGCATCCCGGCCACCGGCGGCGAATCCCGCCGGGTGCTCGCGGTTCTGCTCTATCTCCGCTCGTAACGGGTCAATTCACCCGGGGTAGACAGCCGTCAATGTGACTGACAAGATCGCGGGCATTGTATGGCGGCCGTGATCGCGGGATGCGTTGCGGCTGCCTTTCGGCTGTCTGAACCGGGGGTAAAATGCGCACGTCACGGCTGGGCCGCGCCTATTTGGCGGCGGCATTACTCGGCATATCGCTGGGAATCTCGGGAATTCCGCAGGCCAATGCCTACACCGATGTCGTCGCGACGACGTGCATGGCGTCCAAGACGAACCCGACCATGACGTTCGACAAGGGCACCGCGCCGTACGGGACCTTCTACGCGTTCTACTCGGGCTCGGTCTACTGCGGATCCACGCTGATGGCCAACCGTCACAAGATCACCATGAAGGGTGGTTCCGGCGACGGCACCAGCAACGAGTGCACCACCAACCGTGGCTGGCTGCCGAACGGCAAGTACAACGCGCGCTACGAGAAGAACCACCAGACGGATAGCGCGGTGGTCAAGGGTTCGGTCTGGAACCTGGGCAACAAGACGTGTGCGGCCGGCACCGTGACCCGGACCGAGTTGTTCATCCACTCGCAGGGTGGCAACGGTGGCGGCTGGTCCGAATCGAATTACAAATCCGCGGGTTGTATCAAGATCAACCAGACGGACCGGAGCTTTTTGAAGGACCTTTTCGACATCCCGATCTACGGGGCCGCCAACAACACGCTGAACGTCGTCCCCTGAGGAGCCGGGCATGAGAATTCGTAGCGCAGGAGTCCTTGTCGGGATCACCGCCACCCTGATCGTGTCGCAGCTGGTCGGTTCGGCGTTCGCCGAGCCGAAACCGGACCCGACGGCACACGCCAGGGAACTGCTGGTCTTCTACGGCAAGACCAACCAGTGGCTGGCGACCTGCATGAACGGCAAGGGACTCGAGTTCCACCCCGGCCTGGCCAAGGCGGACGTGATCGACGCGTACAGCTCTGTTCCGGAGAGCGAGGTGCCCGAGAAGATCCGTACGCAGATCGCGTCGACGCCCGACGACCCCAACGAGCCGCTGATGGCGACGATGTCGCCGCAGGCGCAGGCGGCCTGGTCGGGCGCGGTGAACGACTGCAGCGCCCAGCTGGAGGAGGAGAAGTCGGGCGGGGCCGAGGGCCGGGCCCGGGTCGCCCAGGCGCAGCGCGCGGCGGCGGCGAGCCCGGAGGTGCAGGCGGCGGCACGGACGTACGTCGCCTGCATGGGCGGGCAGGGCTTCACTGTGGACAGCGACCCGTTCCTGGTGCCGCAGCACGTCGCCGAGGCGGAACACGGCAGTTCGGCCGCCGAGATCGCACTGGAGGACCGGTACGACGCGGCTTGGCGTACCTGTGTGCAGCCCTATCAGCAGGCCTTCGACAAGAAACTCTACGGCTGAGACTTTGTTTCCGGGGTCTGACAACCTGAGGAGCGGCTCGGGCGTAACAGTGGCATGAGGGTGGAGGCAGGGGTGCGGGTGAACGAGGTGAGCGGTGCCACGTTCACCCGCTTCTTCCAGGACAGCGGGCGGCATCTGGTGCGGCTCGCCTATCTGCTCGTCGGCGACCTGGCGGATGCCGAGGACGTCGCGCAGGAGGTGCTGGAGGAGCTGTACCGCAGGTGGGCCGACATCCGCGAGGACACCGCGATGGCGTACGCGCGGACCGCGGTGGTGAACCGTTCCCGCAGCATGCTGCGGCGCCGGGCGGTGGCCCGCAGGTTCGCGCCGTTCCTCGCCGAGCGTGAGCAGACCGCGGCGGCGCCGCTCGAGGACCGCTGGCTGTGGGATCTGGTGCAGGAGCTGCCGCGCCGCCAGCGGGAGGTGGTCGTCCTGCGGTACTGGTGCGATCTCGGCGAGGCGGAGATCGCCCGGGTGCTCGGTGTCAGCGCCGGCACCGTGAAGTCCAGCGCCTCCCGCGCCCGCGCCCGGCTCGCGGCCGCCTTCACCGGGGTTCTGGACAGCCCGAAGGGAGCGCAGTGATGGACGAGCTGGAACGGCGGCTGAGCAACGTGCTGCAGAAGGTCAGCGAGCGTGCGGACCCGGCGGCCGAAAGGCTGCGTCACCCGGCGTCGTCGCCGCGGCGGTCCCGGTTCGGCCGGCTGCGCACCGGCTGGGTGGCCGCCACGTCGGCCCTGGCCGTGGTGGGTGTGGCGGTGGGCGTCGCTGCCGGGGTGCCGGCGCTGAACCGCAACGACGCGCCCGTCGTGCACTCCGAGCCGTCGCCGTCTGTGGGGGTGCTGCGCGGCACCTCCGACGGGACGCATCCGCTCTGGCAGCTCCGCGTCTCCGACGAACCGTCCCGCCCGTTCGACCAGCTGCCCGAGGGAGGTCCGGTCGACCTGCCGGTTCCGTACGCCGTCGACCCGCAACTGGTGCCCGAGCTGGCCGAGGAGCCGACCCTGGTGACCTCGGCCGGGACGATCCGGTTCGATGCCGGCACGACCAAGGCGGTGCGCCTGCTCGCCCAGCGTGATCAGGGATCGTTCATCATGCTGCTGGGACCGGGGCACGACGGCCAGGACGGCCTCTTCGACGTCCGTGTCGAGGTGGTGGCGCCGGACAACTCCCGGCGCCAGATCTACCAGGTGAAGCGGGTCCTCAGTCTCGCCGTCTCACCCGGCGGCACGCTGATGGCGGCCACCACCCCGGACCGCGGGGCCGAGTTGGTCGATGTGGCCACCGGCCGGGTCGTCCACCGGGTGGCCGGCACCTTCACCCAGGTCGTGTTCGCGTCCGACGAAGCCGTCCTGCTGAGCGGCGCGCCGGAGAGCACCACCAGCCTTGCCTGGCGCGCGCCCTGGACCACAGCGGGCGAGCCGGTGGCGGTGCGCAGCGGAACCGCGATGGCCGTGGACGGTGGACTCGTCGCCTTCGACGCCGCGACCGGATGCCTTCGGCGGCTCGACGGCCGGGCCGCGGTGATCGGCGCGAACTGCCACGAGTGG is part of the Actinoplanes sp. NBC_00393 genome and harbors:
- a CDS encoding SigE family RNA polymerase sigma factor, with the translated sequence MSGATFTRFFQDSGRHLVRLAYLLVGDLADAEDVAQEVLEELYRRWADIREDTAMAYARTAVVNRSRSMLRRRAVARRFAPFLAEREQTAAAPLEDRWLWDLVQELPRRQREVVVLRYWCDLGEAEIARVLGVSAGTVKSSASRARARLAAAFTGVLDSPKGAQ
- a CDS encoding response regulator transcription factor — encoded protein: MRVAIAEDSVLLREGLAGLLRDAGFDVVARCGDADELRKAVAALAPDVAVVDIRMPPTHTDEGLRAAVEIRATYPSTGVLVLSQHIEPALAMTLFADSADGVGYLLKDRVSDVAEFLAAVRRIGAGGAAVDPLIFSALVSRRGPSDPLGALTPREREVLELMATGHSNQGIADRLFITVRAVEKYVSSIFGKLGIPATGGESRRVLAVLLYLRS